In Acropora muricata isolate sample 2 chromosome 11, ASM3666990v1, whole genome shotgun sequence, one DNA window encodes the following:
- the LOC136890133 gene encoding uncharacterized protein, giving the protein MSTLNFEDIVKEVELQCPTVFKLLAQMIQLSLNYDKKTAPLALIYGIIMFRRCKEMSRVQRVNTVLLNDGGASQELVDRLNKYGFCLEKSLKYTIQEEIGKHFLDHVVQLVKEGRSFVFVLDNVDWDVKVHDMRSDKQNQSVHAVATSLVFDRVSSSHLPDNGPKKNLANCNLKDTLSLTDEENQCTRERYKVLIGRILVEFLPAFDFLKDVVPDHTICEYHQEMNTKSVVVPLPVLLKDEKKYAEVVDVLDQLELWAHEIYSKAGLCVPADPDHVPPAPAVGPPARPDQPASHVPPVPQIEDPLANVKIPCYGDQLTRVRLAGAKDLRAGCHTPQDRLDHLYPFRIVDWHTKRSFLKLIFKKLYKNSGREKGTLRFFREKLLRRNVTIDVKHFEDCEQLFLSIGRCFTIEALLNFFNMETMDDCPTRNRPPYHVLDVGDNKRSYYHSVLDKFIDEFLTPGPNIDEQGSSDNDDFVRNYSMCLLKYFFVYADLKDAVKEGNGKVLGTLHKQLLPLFKSLPGFNAYAIEMFINILQNEVLLSEAESHQCIWAATANWKGGPGKNIEIDILQENRNKDMERERERKRYEEWVRTKLTKPLTVPAELLGDNGRLWKILTSKLAEVSNIPHIVTNPLQQMKAKCAGIYVN; this is encoded by the exons ATGAGTACGCTTAACTTCGAAGATATTGTCAAAGAAGTGGAGTTGCAATGCCCTACAGTGTTCAAGTTGTTAGCTCAGATGATCCAACTCAGTCTCAACTATGATAAGAAGACGGCTCCCTTGGCACTTATATATGGAATCATCATGTTTAGGAGATGTAAAGAGATGAGTCGTGTTCAGAGAGTCAACACGGTGCTGCTTAATGACGGCGGTGCAAGTCAAGAG CTTGTAGATAGGCTCAACAAGTATGGATTTTGCCTGGAGAAGTCCTTGAAATATACTATTCAAGAAGAAATAGGGAAGCATTTCCTGGATCATGTTGTACAGCTTGTAAAGGAAGGAAGATCATTTGTATTTGTGCTGGACAACGTTGATTGGGACGTCAAGGTGCATGACATGAGATCtgacaagcaaaaccaaagTGTCCATGCTGTAGCCACCAGCCTGGTATTTGATCGTGTATCTTCTAGCCACTTACCAGACAATGGCCCGAAAAAGAATTTGGCAAACTGCAACCTCAAGGATACCTTAAGTCTCACTGATGAGGAAAACCAATGCACAAGGGAGCGGTACAAAGTGTTAATTGGACGAATCCTAGTGGAGTTCTTACCAGCATTTGATTTTCTTAAGGATGTTGTCCCTGATCATACAATTTGTGAGTATCATCAGGAGATGAATACCAAATCAGTTGTGGTACCACTTCCAGTCCTTCTTAAAGATGAAAAGAAGTATGCTGAGGTTGTTGATGTGCTTGATCAGCTTGAGCTCTGGGCACATGAAATCTACAGTAAGGCTGGCCTGTGTGTTCCAGCAGACCCAGACCATGTTCCACCTGCTCCAGCTGTTGGACCTCCTGCTAGACCAGATCAACCAGCTTCGCACGTACCACCTGTTCCCCAGATTGAAGATCCTCTGGCGAATGTTAAAATACCTTGTTATGGTGATCAACTAACAAGGGTAAGATTGGCTGGTGCGAAAGATTTGCGAGCAGGATGCCACACACCACAAGACAGATTGGATCACCTGTATCCATTCAGAATAGTGGACTGGCATACTAAGAGAAGCTTCCTTaag CTTATTTTTAAGAAGCTGTACAAGAATTCTGGCCGTGAAAAAGGGACATTGAGGTTCTTTCGAGAAAAGTTGCTACGAAGAAATGTAACTATTGATGTCAAACACTTTGAAGACTGCGAGCAGTTGTTTTTAAGCATTGGTCGGTGTTTTACAATTGAGGCATTACTGAATTTCTTCAATATGGAAACCATGGATGATTGTCCTACTAGGAACAGACCCCCATATCATGTCTTGGATGTTGGAGACAACAAGAGGAGCTATTACCATTCTGTTCTGGATAAATTCATTGATGAATTCCTCACCCCAGGCCCTAACATTGATGAACAAGGTAGCTCTGATAATGATGATTTTGTCAGAAACTACTCAATGTGTCTCCTGAAGTACTTTTTTGTTTATGCTGATCTTAAGGATGCAGTAAAGGAAGGAAATGGCAAGGTACTTGGAACTCTGCATAAACAGTTACTGCCCCTGTTCAAGTCATTACCTGGATTCAATGCCTATGCAATTGAGATGTTCATAAACATTTTGCAGAATGAAGTATTACTTTCAGAGGCAGAATCACATCAATGTATTTGGGCTGCAACTGCAAACTGGAAAGGTGGGCCAGGAAAGAACATTGAAATTGACATTCTGCAAGAGAATAGGAACAAAGACAtggagagagaaagagagagaaagagataCGAGGAATGGGTGCGAACAAAACTGACAAAGCCATTGACCGTGCCAGCAGAGCTGCTGGGGGACAACGGAAGATTGTGGAAAATTTTGACCAGCAAGTTGGCAGAGGTTTCCAACATTCCTCACATAGTCACAAATCCTCTTCAACAGATGAAGGCAAAGTGTGCAGGGATCTACGTGAACTGA
- the LOC136890135 gene encoding uncharacterized protein produces the protein MFLKHLQRKTERTFDGQASGTVITGSDGVTEGQVVFSRYEDVEASSSCLESGAFLSIGHAGYNSEDVIKEVSDIVDMVVRVNFKRLMTIFNVIIICPVSTCNLVVEAMTTSGAAKPQQGFIVNLGRKRETRTKDLLMTEVVNSFVVGHWAVARKMVDRHVSKHTTNVVSVESEEADKQPKEVYEHLLSTFSKEGDLILDIASGNGNGLLAGLSMKRPSVYIDQWTEENAQWHLLENIKEQSQFNCDSP, from the exons ATGTTTCTGAAGCACCTTCAGAGGAAAACTGAACGTACATTTGATGGGCAGGCCAGTGGCACAGTCATCACTGGATCGGATGGTGTTACCGAGGGCCAAGTTGTGTTTTCAAGGTATGAAGATGTGGAAGCATCATCTTCATGCCTTGAGAGTGGGGCATTCCTGTCAATTGGACATGCTGGATACAATTCAGAG GATGTGATCAAAGAAGTTAGTGACATAGTTGATATGGTTGTTCGCGTGAATTTTAAGCGGCTGATGACCATATTCAATGTCATTATAATATGCCCTGTCAGTACATGTAACCTTGTTGTGGAAGCTATGACAACATCTGGAGCTGCCAAGCCACAGCAAGGTTTTATCGTTAACTTGGGCAGGAAAAGAGAGACAAGGACAAAAG ACCTTCTCATGACTGAGGTAGTCAACTCATTTGTTGTGGGGCATTGGGCAGTGGCTAGAAAAATGGTGGACAGACATGTGTCCAAGCACACAACAAATGTGGTTTCAGTGGAGAGTGAAGAAGCAGACAAACAGCCAAAGGAAGTTTATGAGCATCTTCTATCAACGTTTTCTAAGGAAGGGGATCTCATCCTTGACATTGCCAGtggaaatg gaaaCGGATTGCTGGCTGGATTGAGTATGAAAAGGCCATCTGTTTACATTGATCAGTGGACAGAGGAAAATGCCCAGTGGCATCTTCTAGAGAATATTAAGGAACAATCACAGTTCAATTGTGACTCACCGTAA